A genomic segment from Paraconexibacter algicola encodes:
- a CDS encoding rubredoxin, which produces MSDESTQWICESCGYIYDPAEGDPDGGIPEGTAFNDIPDTWFCPVCGARKKDFVPYEG; this is translated from the coding sequence ATGAGCGACGAGAGCACCCAGTGGATCTGCGAGTCCTGCGGCTACATCTACGACCCGGCGGAGGGTGACCCCGACGGCGGCATCCCCGAGGGGACCGCGTTCAACGACATCCCCGACACCTGGTTCTGCCCGGTCTGCGGCGCCCGCAAGAAGGACTTCGTCCCCTACGAGGGCTAG